In the Arachis hypogaea cultivar Tifrunner chromosome 20, arahy.Tifrunner.gnm2.J5K5, whole genome shotgun sequence genome, CTTTCACCCACTCGTTGTGTGACACGTGTACTCCCTACCAGCTCAGCCTCACACACTGACACGTGCTGCTTCCTCGAAAGAGAGAAAGTCTCTGTGGTTCTGTGAGTGTGTGCGTGACGTATGCTGTTGGCGGGCGTTTGCCTTATATTCACGCGCTACGTGGCGCGTATCAATCACCATGCTCCACGGATAAATGAAGAGCAGAGAGAGGTAGCTTGTGGTTTAAGTAGCTTCCAGTATTCTAATTAGCACTTTTTtgcaatattttttgtatttttaattttttttagtaagacAGTTATAGGAAAGGCCTATAATTTGGGGATTTGGTGAGAAAAAAAAATCCCTATAATTTAGGAAATAATgtatttatacattttatttttaaaataaataaattaaatctaatatttatatatacacgtattttttacatatatattttaatatcaaaatattaaataaataaaaaaaatatttataatattatttaatttatttaaaatataaattaatataatttattataatttaaagtatatttattttattttatttttcaatgtatTAAATTTACATTATAAGAATTCCAGAAACTCTCATATATTATGTATTAAGTTCAATATTGAGACTACCACTCTCATCTagctaaaaaatttagatatggaATTAACATGTGTGATATGATATgtcttaatattataattttgagtattttttaaaattataagatgTACACAATTCAGACTCTCctatttatgtttaaaaaaatttaaaatttaaagtacaCAAATCAGATCTTCCAATTTGTATATCCCAATTTTTAAACACACTCTCCAATTTGTGTATCAAAAAGTTATTTCTGTACCTCTTAAAAATCAGACGGTCTAATTTTAGCCTATAGGTACGTAAAAAGCCCTTCTCCCTTCCATAACTAGACTAAAAAGTACTCTCATATATGAGTTATTAATGTTTAAACTTACtccaaaatttaaatagatataatttaaattataaaatttaaaaattaaattgaatgtaatttaatttttaaaagaataataattaaaaattaaaaatataaaatttacatttcagatggatataaattataaataataacacaATTCGAATAATAaggattagattaaaaaaataaattcaaattgatACTAAACAAATTACAGTtatttgaatcaaataaaatcagattaaaaaataaaataaatttaatttaattcaaatcacaataaattatattaatattatcttttaaatttaaatcgatCCAAATCATATtacaaatatcaatttttttagcaATTTCATTTGATATCTCATCTTTTAGGTATACATTATACACATATGTCTTTTaaaatagtcaccaaaaaaaaatgtcTTTTAAAATGTAAACATGGTTATGACAAATCTCTTATACTTATCTTATTTACTCGATAAATCAGATCTGAGTatacatataagataaaatatgaaattaatcTCTGTTACTTGACATTTTTTTTGGTGTCTATCTTgacaaatttataaatataattttttctctttaataaaaAAGTGATAATAGGTAactgagataaaaaaaaaatagaaaaatgactTTAACttctaaaaagaaaacaaaataaaataaatcataaatggcATTATCCAAACAACAGAGCAATCCAGAGTCAAAGATACAAGTAATGTAGAAAATGTATATGCATTTTAATGCTGATACACTAATCCTCTATACAACTTGGTTGGCTTGTTCCATCAACTAGTCAATTCTAAATTTACCATATCAACATTTTAATAAACCACCTAATATTCAACTCTTTAATCCTTTGTTACCTCCTGTCCAAATCAATCAACCAAAATGCTCAGAGCTTTTTTCTTTTGAAAGCTTCctggcaaaataaataaatatacatgCAACTCTACATCTGGCAAATGTTATTTTGTCTCCGAGGTTGAATCACTTGTATGATCTTGTATGATCTAGAAACACACAGTAGTTAGGACATTATTTTACAAGTAAATCTTTGTATGATCCTCCAAGCATCAATGATAGATATTGTTACCTTATCACCACCTTCAGGATCCTGTGAATGGAAGACGACTGGGCGGCACCGCTCATCTTCGTTCATCAGACTTGAATTCTGGAAATGGTTCACCAATGCAGCCTTTCCTTGGATTCGTGCATATGCCAGGGAAGCAACTTTTTCACTATTAAACTTCTCCCACTTCTTCCCATTAAATGTCTGCAAAATCAGACCCATTCGTTATAATCAAACACATTAGCTACAATGAGAAATATGCACAAAAAACTAATAACCTCATAGAATGGAATAATGTGTGATGCCGACAGCATGTTGATAAATGCGTATCCCACATTGCATTTATTCTGAAATCAAAAGGGGAAAAGGATTAACTAAGCTTCACTGGTTTAAATGGAGACTATAGAAAATGCGCGCTCTACCTTAAAGTCGATTGGTAGATAGAAAAAATCATAGGTACCCTTGTGCTTTTCATCAATAGCAGCTAATAACATTTTTGAGGTGTATCTGCAggtcatcaacaacaaagtatgatCCTTCAACGAAAAGAATAAAGTCATCATTGATAACTAAACATCCTTGTAAAAGTTAGCCATACTTATTTGGGATGTTCTTTATCATTAAGGTAGTCCTTCTGTCTTCACTGTTTTTAATCCTATCCAAGTCAAGATGAAATTGCTTCTTGCTGCTATCAGCTTGGCCCCCATTGTTCTCTATGCGCCTATTCCGCCCAGGGTCCACGAAACCAAACACtgaagtagtagtagtagtagtagtagcagTAGGTGGCAATCCTGGGTATGGACCATTACCTGAAAACACAAGACTAAGTCTGGGAGATGATCTCATTCCAATGTTTGGCGAACCATGTTCAGACATATTTCTTGGTATAGTGATCCCGGCATTAACAGATTCACCCATATTAACCATGTAATTCCCCTTACTGTGACTCAGACCTATGCCTCCATAACCAACATGGTTCACGAACGACGTTTCAGGTGACTTCGAAAGGACTCCAAAGTTTCTCTCAAAAGGAAAACCTGATGGAGCAGAGCCAACATGATTATGGTGACGATTGTGGGACAAACCAATAAAAGAACTCTCTTGAGCAGGGTTTTGGAAGGCATggctatttccatttgctgtaaatgAATGCCTCACAGATGGTGTTGGCCAAGCTGAAGGTTTGATGTCCTGTGAGTACAAGTTCGGACTTCCCCATAAAAATTGTGACCCTGACAAGGTTTCCACCGAGGATCCATTTGAAGGAGATGAACCAAAAGAAGACAAAGCTCCACTATATGGGATGAATTTTGGTTCTGGAAGAGAATGAGATTGAAATGTCTCTCCATGCGATGAATTACTACTAGCAAATATATGCTCTGCATGCTGACTCCCTGCTAAATCTTTCCCAATAGCTACACCCTTCATGGCATTGGATAGTGGAGGGTGCAAAACAGAAGCTAATCCAGCTAAATGGTTTCCTATTGATGGACTCATGATCCCAGAACCAGGAGAATCGCTTATAGTTTGAAATGAGTTATTTTCAACAGTGCTGTTGAACCGCAACCAGTAACCTGTTATAAACCACGATTGTGTCATGTCAAAAATAATAAGAACAAAAAGCTTAAATAATAAAAgtagtaataataacaatcaatAGTGTAAATCAAAGCGGTGGTGGCCAGAGACACCAACATCATGAAGGATATTCAATAGCTTAGAAACCTACCGGGTGGAGAATTGGCCACAGGTGAACCCATCTGATGTCGGAAACTTAGCTTTTCATCATGATCAAGCTCTTGATTTGTTTGAAGCACTAAACTGAAAGGTATAAGCTAATATCATTTATCTATTCATGCATCAATAAAAGATgctagaaaaaaaatatacataagcATATTACTTGTGCTACTCTATTCAATGGTAAAATGGTTCAAGTTAGATGACTTCATGAATCTTTTCTTAAATTAACAATGGATGCAAATCAGTCCAAAGATCAAGATAAAGAAACTCAAAATATAATTAACAGTGAAATTACTTTCGACGAGTTCTGCCAGGCCGGCTAAGCTCCACCTTTATTCGCCTCCCAGCTATGTTACTCCTGTTTAATGATTTTAGTGCTGCTTCTGCAGCCCTcacatcataaaattcaataaaCTTGTGATGGCCTTTGTGAGACGTTTCCCGTATCTGCAGTTATTTTAGGTCGTTATGTGATCTTCAAAAAATATATGACAAGGGTGTAAACAGATAAAGAAGGATAAATTGTCACCTCTTTGACCTCTCCATATGCCCCAAATATTGTACGGAGGTCCTCATTCGAAACAGATGGGTCCAAATTGAAAACTACCAAGGTTCCTTGGTTGATGTCCTTGTCAGATGGATTATCCtgggataaaaatgaaaaaagaataaGATGGCCAGAGGCATTCAATCAATAAATTGATAAATCAGAGAACTTTGGAGCTGCTCAGGAACCTTTGGTATTGAGAAGTGAATGTCAAGTTTCCGGCGTCGTAAAGGTTTGTTTTGTAATGCGTGCATGGCTGTTCGAGCAGCACGGATGTCATAATAGGATACCATAACAAACCCACGATGTTTACATGCAGTATATAGAGTCCTAATGTGACCATATTGCTGATATAAAAAACAGAATTAATAATTTGTATAGCACATGTAATGGTAATTAAATAATCATGTACTGTTTTAATCtaaatatgttttttaaatttcCAAAATCTGCATGTCTTGTTCCACATAATTTTTTTCCTAAACAGTGACATGCCAAGATAGAGCAGAGAAGATGGTGAATTAAGAGAACTAATAAGTTGTATGAAAGATATGAAAGTTATTGGAAGagagttcatgttaattttttaaatgaccTCGAAAAGAGCTCTCAACTCTGAATCCTCcacattattattaatatttcgaACAAATAATGTCCGAGAAGGATGCTCTCCATATGGATGTTCTCCAGCAACAATCCCCACAccattaagaaaagaattataggGCAAACCATTGGCAGCATGACCATCAGAGAAGCTTAATTTTGACACACCCACATTAAGACTTTCCTGAGGATCAGCTTCCAGTTCCATACCTCCACCACTACCAAAAACATCATACTCCTCCAAATCCTCAAGAGAGTTTGGCAAACCACTTAGGTCAAAATCAGCTAAAAGGTCCTCCTCATCATCTGGAAGCATGGTTCCTATCACACAAGTATCAGCATCCTCAAGTAAACCATTCCCATCTACATCTTGATGGGACTTTTTAAAGCCATCAGCACTGCTTAAGTTCACTAGAGGTTAATGAAAAAACCGGTCaactaattatatttaaaaaaaaagtgctAACAGATTAAAAAACAGCTAGAGCTAATCAATCAACACTTACACTTTTCATGTAACGGAACAGGCAATGACCTAGAAAAGAAGCCAGTATGAGATGAAACATGGTATAGATCAGATCTAGATAAATCCTCCCATGCACCTTGTTGCACTTCTTTAGGTGTATTTTCTGATGGAATCTTGGTTGGACCTACTAGCAATACCGAAACATCATTCAATTTGATATGGCAAGGTATCTTGATAACCAAAATaggaaaaagtaataaaatatgtTTGAAATCTTACCAGGATAAGAATGGTCTACAGACTCCTTCATTGCAAGTTTGCAACACCCTTTCTGCCTCATTCATGGATAAGAAGATATATGTAAGTATTTTTGCTTTTGCTATCAACAGATACATTGCAAGTAAATTATTACTAttaaacaactcacaaaactgCCAATTATACCGGCATTTTGAAATACTAAGAAAATCTTCATCTATACACATAATAAGCCTCTGGCAATATTTTCATCTACAGTTTTCTCTTTTAAGttcaggaaaagtaaatcaatgcAGATCTATCAATATTATTGCCCCACCCACCCTCCCATTTTCCCTAAATAAGGCAAATAAAAAATGTGTCCATGCATCGCATAAAAGTGAAACTGACAAATCAAGCCTATATTCTCCGTTAGTACAAATCAACATATCCAACACTGCAAGCActtgaaaataataaatcaacCTGCCACACAGTTTTTACTCATTTACatttgaagaagagaaaaaaagaataatatactAACCATATTAACGATAACAATGATAATAACGGTTGGCAGGGGGGGGGGAGAAAAACAAGAAACCAAGACTTCGAGCAATTAAGAAACTTGAGAATACCATAACTGCAAAAATCCCAGAAGAGAAAGTTGAGTGATCAACCACCATAACTGCTGCACTCAATGATACTCTCAAAGCAGAGAAATTCCaccaagaaaaaatgaaaataaaataaataattcctGATCAACTTGATCATACCCAGAAAACAAAACACTAAAAAGGCTCAAACTTTGGCATTGCGAAATTCATAAACAGTGAAATCAAAGGAAGCCCAATTTAAGTCAAGTACTAGTAACAAAAaagttacctttttttttttccttcttgaaGGAGGCAACTGCAGGGCACAAAGAACTTGGTGGGTTGGGACCAAAAGGCAAATAAATTGGTTATGTTAATGTAACTGAATGGGGAGAAGCCACTTGtaatcagaagaagaagaaacaaagcaACCAACAACACAGTTTTGGCACTTTTGGGGACGGTGGCAGAATGGGGAAGAGAGAGtgagttgcagaggaagatcgtGCTGATGATGATTGGGCCACACCGCTGAATAAAAAGGAGCAGACAatgattgtgtgtgtgtgtgagagagagagagagagagagagagagagagagagagagagagaattcacaTTTGGATTCAGGATAAAGATAAGGTCAGGATAATACTTAATACTACTATATTATTAGTACTAATCTCATTAATCATATCCAAATTCATATCAAGCGGATTTAATGGAATTCATTATGGTATATATCCAGGAGCTACACTCAAAAATGACTTCTAAAATTTTAAAGCATagcttaaattatttatttatttttttatcattaaaaagaTAACGTAATTCGtctcaaacctttttcaaaatgtCGTCTTCAATTAGATTACTCTCTTTTTTCTTCCGAttaatttattacttttttaatttgtgaatttaatTTATGTGCATATATAATAGCACTCTCCACAAAATTGAAGTCCCGTGGACTATAATGGAAATTgcaatcatgcttaacttgagcCCATTTCTCTCACCTCCTCCAACTTATTCACAAAAAATCCTCAATTTTCTAGCATGTTAGAGTAATGGTCATACAACATATGATTTACTTTTAATTCATCTAGTTGAACTTGTTGAATATGTTAAATCAAGTTCTAACAATGaaattttagtgttttttattgaTCTTCAATATAAACTTCCAAAAATCTTCActtaaatactttttttattatattttaatcatATTCATAAATCAATAGATAATACAATTAATAGAAATgatatcaataaattaattattaaaaattaatataaaatattagaataCTTGAAAATAAAGGAGAGATTATCTGTTGACTATTATCGTAGCGGTTAAATCAAATGGTACAGTGCACAGCAACACCCACAGACGATAAACAATAATAACCACACACAGTTCAACACTTACCGGCGAACGGAAACGCGGCAAGATATGAGCAGCTGAGGCAAGCAGAGATGGAGGATAGAGATGATTTTGGCAAGCAAATAAGGCGTTGGGTAGGGTGCTAGCAGACGACGACGACACGCTACAGGAACTAGGAAGCACAACTCGAGGCCTTGAACACTCCTCGGCAAAAGCACGATTAGTCGATCACATACGTAGGAGAGAGCGCGACACGCGAGCACACGACGCGGAGGATTTGGCAAGAGGCGGGGCGACGATAGCGAGCATGCGTTGGCGGTGAACGGAGGTGGGACGAGTCGCTAAGGTGATCTCTGATGGTGTGGTGGTGTCTGGGGTTGAGTAGTGAGCTCCCAGCCATTTGTGAAATACCGAGAGTGCAAAAGATTAGGATGTCGGGGATGTACTTTAGAACTAGTAAGAAGATGAACTAAGTGTCAACTAAATGTGCTACGTCATTTTTTCAATGACGAAAATGGACGaaataactaacttgagtcatGCCTTAGAATTTTAGGCTACAAATTagattgattgaaaattgagaGGTCAAATTAAATCGAGATTAAAGTTCAAAATCCATCTTGAGTATTAAGTTAATATATTcttgtaaatataaaatatgtatctTTCTTTagtattgaaaaatattaaaaattagattttattttgtatttaaattgatACTAACTGATTCAATAAAttctttttctattaaaaatgtTAGATCTTATCAATTTTCTCTAATTGTACTATTGTCCAATAGAACCACAAACTCCTTAGAAGTAAAGAAACTCAAACTCTGTATTAAATTTATCCAAAAATTCTCCATCGAAATAAATAAAGTTTTAGGACAACTCCGCTGAAGTTTGGAGGTTCCTTGTGCTGTGTTGTGTGATGTGCCTTACAACATTTTCCTTAAAAGGTAAATCGCTGAGGAAAATTAGCTTTGAATCTTCATATGCTGTTCCCATAAACACAAGCAACCTAAGATGACCTTATTAGTTAGTTTCTATAAGCGAAAAGCTGTGTACATTCCATAATAAATCCttatataattgtcatatatcAAAAAATGGTATCGTCATCATAAAAGGTCGGAGTTTTGAAAAcagtttgtaaaaaataaaataacaaaaaaaaaacaataggTAATCTTCTATTTTAATGAGCGGATAGATTAGTGTACTGAAAGTTATTAGTACGGATTATGAGATAGATCAGGAACTTGCCGATTTTTGGTGATAACGAAATCCAATCTTCTTAAAGCAACGGGAGTTGGTATTTACAATGACAattcgacgctcaagtcagaatgaatTTAAAAGGTACAGGAGGGAGTAAGGAATGTGTAACGTACCTAAGGGAGCCTCTGACTCCTTTTATATAGTTTGTGTCgttatcttatttttatcttgTGAACTAAAATAAGaaagtatttgaatttgaatgtttaGTTAGGGATTTGTGACCACTAAGTCGGTCTGGGCCGTATTGGTGGTCCGGCTCATGTAATCGAGTTGTAACTGCTCCGATTTGGGATCCGAGAATCAGATCTGGAACAATTGTCCCGGAGCGAGAGAGTGTGCTTGCTCAATCTCGTTGCTTGTAAGGATTCGTCTTGTCGTGAGTCTAGCATGGAGTGCTGTCCGAGTTGTCTTGGCCGAGATCGGAGAACCGGGCCGAGTTTTCAACCGTTTTAGGGACCGCTCTTTAGGTCCTGAAGTTCCTCATGTTTATCGGAAACGGGATGATGAGGTCTCGTGTTTTACGGCTAAGATCGAGGGTTCGCGCATGCCTTGTTTGCTTAGTCATCGCATTTCTTCTAAGGGTTTTCGTCTGTTGCGATTCCCAAGGTGTCATAATGACGCTTAGTGGGAGGAGAGaagttttcctttcttttttttcctttttgcccTCCAcactttcgtttttttttttttgaaacgcTGGAGGGTTTTATTCATTTGCAACtgctttttctccttcttcattctttcacTTTCTAAAAAACACTCTCTGCAAATTTCTTTGGTACCGTGCTCCACTTGAACGTTCGTTGGCCTTCTTGTGTTGTGCCTCTTTGCTCATTGTTGCTTCGTTTCTCTCACTCGCTTTTTGAGAACCAAGTTGGTGGGTTCTGTCACTCTAATTGCTATATTTTGCTtctgcatttttgttttgtttactgTTTCTGTGTTTTTGCATGCTTCTGTGTTTATCAATCGGAAAATGTTGATTGGTGTATTGTGCTTAGTGTAGTTTTAAGGATCTTAGTAGGATGCTTCGATTGTAGTTTTAGTACGGTTTAGgaattttctgtatttttgcatTTCTGGGTAGTGGGTTGACAGTGAAAAATCCTATTTGGATATAGGTATGGTGAGACGGAGGGAAATTCAGGGAAACTCGGGTCCTATCTTCCTGGCAAGGGTGTGCCAAATCGTTACCATTGGGTAACGTCGACGTTTCGGGCACGCCCTCTCAATTGGATGAGGGGGACCTCCAGAGGCTCCGTGATGAAGGGGCCGTGTTATGTGGTGAGGCAGCAGGACAGTACGAGTTAGTGATTGCCGATGAAAATGAGAGGGTTTGCTATCTCAGCTTGCACTCCCCTCGTGTCCCAGACTGGATTTGGGTGCACAAACCTTTGTTTACTAAGTTAGGGAGTCGGCTACGCTTTTCTAAATTTCATATGGCTTTCTTGAACCGGGTTTTGGCAGCACCGTCTCAACTACTTTCGATTAGCTGGGCGGCTATTTAGACCTTTGAGCTGGTTTGTGACTTTTTAGTGTTTCCAGCTCAGGTCAaagtcttcttatttttcttcttgttgaccaTTCCGCATAAGGAGGAAAAGCATAGGAAAGGACACATCTCTTTCCAAGCCCAAATGAACTGCCGACTCTTCGACTTGTTTAAAGATTCATTTATGGTTTCAAGACGGAGTATTTCAAGGTTTGTCCCATCAAGGGTTATCATCCCTTTTGGCTTTTGCCTGAAGGGGAGCGCTAGATTTGCCCGTATTAGAACTTTGAGGCCAGAGATTCTTATATGATGAGAGTGACCTATGAGGGGCTGCCTTCCAAAAATAGGAAAATTGGCGACGTCTTGTTGGCATTTTTCGGGGACCGACCTTTGAATCCTCACGACGTGATGGGGGGATCCCGAGGTGGGTAGGTCTTATGTTGGTAtgtcttttttgtttattttttagttttatgtaTCTGTCTTTCGATCTTATAACTTGTTAATTCTCCTATTTTCTTCGCTTTTGTAGTTGGCATGGCTGACGGATTGGCAACTCTGCAGTGTTTAAAGGTTGCTTTCGTGGGCACTCTGGAAGCTGGGGTTGAGGGGCCCTCTCAGTCAACTCCTCTAGCAACTTCAATCCCCAGTTCACAAATAGTTTCGCAGGAGATCATCCAATAGGGGGTCATCAAGGATGATGACCTCAGGGAGATCCCGATTCCCGAGACTGCAAGCGGGTTGAAGGCGCTGGTTGTGAGGGGGTTAGCACAGGGGTGGCCGTTCCTTATGTCACGGACCGCTCCTTTGATGCTTCCGGCTTTATCGACCATCACCTGCTACCCGGACTGATGAGTTTTTCAGGGACTGCGATCTTTTCGGCCAAGATAAGTTAGTGTATCGTGCCTTCTTTCGCTCTGCTGCCATCATTCGAAAAGCTGAGCCCACACTTTCGCAAACTTTCCGTCTGGATAGGAAGCTGAAGCTAGCTCTAGTAGATTTGGGCATTTTGAAGGGACAGTTGGAGGCGGCTGAGGTTGCCAGGGTAAAGGTGGCCAAGGATGCCAAAGATGCTGGTGTCGAGATCCTAAGGTTGTCAGAGCGGGAGACTGAGCTGTCAATCCAGGTGGTAAGGCCCAAAAACCGGCTGCTAATGTTGAGAGTGTCGCTGCTGCTGCCCGTGCCGAGGCAGAGGATTCAAAAGCCAaggtgaaaaattttaaaaagtgaaaTGCCACCCTGCTGGATGATGCTTGGGCAGTCGTTGCAACTACTGAGAGGGTTTTGAAGTCCCAAGTCTAGGTTCTGGCCCCGGATGTGGACGTGTCCATGATGGGAGCATTCTGGATCGTGAAGGATGGTCAGATCATATATTTGTAGTAGTTTGTTgctatttctttctttcctttcatAAGTTTGTAAGCCGTCTGTTCGGCATTTCATACTATTACTTTTGTGGAACAATTTATGTTGTGAAGTTTGTAAGCCCTTTTCTCTGCTCGTTGAACTACTTTTTTGTGACCTGGTTTGGTGCACTATTTTATATGAATAGCAGGCCCCTTGGTGGGCCATTTAAAGTACTTGTGTTTATTTATGGATATCCATTTGTTAGCCTCGGGAGAGATCGGGCCCCAGGGTAGCTATCTAGTTTATTCTATTTGTATCGTTTGCTTGGTTAGAACgcggataaaatattttttagttcgTACTATTTTGTTTGGGTAGGGGttgtttaaaatagaaaaaatgactTTTATTAAATGGtaggcctcgttaaaacctcccgTTGTTACCTGGGTAGGAAAGAGTATCTGAAAAAACggaaatacaaaataaaagaaaaagaaacatttaaGAACTAAGAGTGACTTTGCaaaataactaaacaaaacattttGACAAAGTTACCAAATCGGTAGAGCTTTCTTATGAGTAGAAACGCAGTAGGTTTGCAACGTTCCATGACCTCGGTATCTCGTGCCCGTTAAGTCGTTCTAGCTTGTAGGCTCCTTTCCCGATTACCAACTTGATTAGATAAGGCTCTTCCTAGTTAGGTGTGAGTTTACCTTTTTTCTGGGGTAGAAGGGCCGATGTAGTTGCGTTGTAAGACTAAGTCTCCCTCCCTGAAGTCTCGTTTCACTATGCCCTAATTGTACCTTAGGCTCACCCATTGTTTCAAGGCTAGTTCTAGCAGGTGAGCTATGCTTCTGACCTAGTCCGCGAGGTCCCATTATGCATTTTCATTGTGTCCCCCAATGGTCCTCTGGGGGCTCGGTTCCCAGTTTTCTATGGGAATAATGGCTTCCAGGCCGTATGTTAGCCGGAACGGGGATTCCACGGTGAAGGTTTGGGGTGATGTTCGATACGACCAGAGTACTAACCCGAGTTCGTTGGCCCAAAGGCCTTTGGCTTTGTCTAGCCATTTCTTGAGCCCTTTTatgatgactttgttggccgcttctaCCTGGCCGTTGGTTTGCAGACGTTCTATCGAGCTGAATCTCTGGGAGATGCCGAGTCCCTCTAGAAATTCTTGGAATCGCTTGTCTGCAAACTGGGTCTTGTTATTGGAGATTACGATCTTTGGTATTCCGAATTGGGCTATGACTTGCCTCCAAAAGAATTTTTGGCATTGAGTGGCCGTGATCGTGGCCAGCACTTCAGCTtcgatccatttggtgtagtagttaATGGCGACTATAAGAAATCGCAGTTGCCTGGGAGCCATGGGGAACAGTTGACGACGTCGATTTCCCAAGTTCTGAAGGTGTGATCCTCCGTTATTACGCTGAGCTAATGGGGGCTGCTTGGTGTAGGTCGGTGAACTTGGCATTTCTTGCAGCTTTTGACCAATTAGAGAGAGTCTCTGATGATGGTGGGCCAGAAGTACCCGGCTCGAAGACTTTCTGAGCTAGGA is a window encoding:
- the LOC112735019 gene encoding protein MEI2-like 3 isoform X1; translated protein: MKGCCKLAMKESVDHSYPVGPTKIPSENTPKEVQQGAWEDLSRSDLYHVSSHTGFFSRSLPVPLHEKLNLSSADGFKKSHQDVDGNGLLEDADTCVIGTMLPDDEEDLLADFDLSGLPNSLEDLEEYDVFGSGGGMELEADPQESLNVGVSKLSFSDGHAANGLPYNSFLNGVGIVAGEHPYGEHPSRTLFVRNINNNVEDSELRALFEQYGHIRTLYTACKHRGFVMVSYYDIRAARTAMHALQNKPLRRRKLDIHFSIPKDNPSDKDINQGTLVVFNLDPSVSNEDLRTIFGAYGEVKEIRETSHKGHHKFIEFYDVRAAEAALKSLNRSNIAGRRIKVELSRPGRTRRNLVLQTNQELDHDEKLSFRHQMGSPVANSPPGYWLRFNSTVENNSFQTISDSPGSGIMSPSIGNHLAGLASVLHPPLSNAMKGVAIGKDLAGSQHAEHIFASSNSSHGETFQSHSLPEPKFIPYSGALSSFGSSPSNGSSVETLSGSQFLWGSPNLYSQDIKPSAWPTPSVRHSFTANGNSHAFQNPAQESSFIGLSHNRHHNHVGSAPSGFPFERNFGVLSKSPETSFVNHVGYGGIGLSHSKGNYMVNMGESVNAGITIPRNMSEHGSPNIGMRSSPRLSLVFSGNGPYPGLPPTATTTTTTTSVFGFVDPGRNRRIENNGGQADSSKKQFHLDLDRIKNSEDRRTTLMIKNIPNKYTSKMLLAAIDEKHKGTYDFFYLPIDFKNKCNVGYAFINMLSASHIIPFYETFNGKKWEKFNSEKVASLAYARIQGKAALVNHFQNSSLMNEDERCRPVVFHSQDPEGGDKIIQDHTSDSTSETK